A window of Miscanthus floridulus cultivar M001 chromosome 12, ASM1932011v1, whole genome shotgun sequence genomic DNA:
GCTGGATTCTGTCTCATGGGAGCAGTTATGTGTCATGGTCCGCGATCGTTTTGATCGGGATCAACATGAGCTTCTTGTCCGTCAGTTGCTCCATATTCGTCAGACTTCCTCGGTCTCCGATTACATTGCTCGTTTCACTTCCTTGACAGACCAGCTCATAGCCTATAACAAGGGTGTAGATCCAGTCTATTTTGTCACACGGTTCATCGACGGCCTAAGATTTGAGTTGCGTTCTGTGTTACTTGTTCAGCGGCCCCAAACTCTCGATACTGCTTGCACCTTGGCATTACTGCAGGAAGAGGCTGGTGGTACTACTGAGATGACACGATCTAGTGCTGCCCAAATTTCCAAGATTACCAGAACAGCACTGCCCCTTCCTCCACCTCCCAAAGCAGTTAAACAAGGAGCTGCTCTGGAGAGTGTTTCATCTACTTTGGATTCCAAGTTGACAGCTGTTAAAGCTTACAGGAAGGCAATGGGCTTATGTTACAAATGTGGTGTGAAATGGTCCAGAGATCACAAGTGTGCTCCTGAAGTTCTACATGCCATTCAAGATCTATGGGAAACATTGTATGTTGATGATTGCAGCATATCTCTGGAGGAATCTTCCAGTAGTTCAGAGCACCTTTTTCTTTCTCTGTCCAAATGTGCAGTCAAGGGTACTCCTGCTCCAAGAACAATCCAATTTAGAGGTACATTGGAAGGTATACCTCTCACAATACTAATTGATTCTGGCAGCTCTTCATCGTTTGTTAGTGATAGTATTGTTATGCAGTTGAGCTCACAGGCAGTTGTTTCTAGTCCCACTTCAGTCCACGTAGCAGGAGGTGGCATTTTGATCAGTAATGAAATATTGCGTGATGTTACCTGGTGCATTGACAATTATTGTTTTCAGTCTGATCTTAAGGTGTTGCCCCTTAAACAATTTGATCTCATCATTGGCATGGATTGGTTGGAGAAGTTCAGTCCTATGCAGATTCATTGGAAGTCCAAGTGGCTTCAATTTACATACCAAGGTTCACTTATCAGGCTGCAAGGCATTCAAGATGATGTCCAAGCACTATTGCTTTTGCAATTCTGTTGTGCTTCTACACAGAGTGAATTACCTGATTTGTCACTTTTCCCAGTTGACATTCAGGAGTTAATCCAACATTATGAGCAATTGTTTGCAGCACCATCAGGATTGCCACCCAATAGAGCTTGCAACCATGTTATACCATTGCTTCCTGGAGCTGATCCAGTTACAATCAGGCCATACCGATACTCTCCAAAGCTCAAGGATGAATTGGAAACCCAAGTCAAGGACATGTTACAACAAGGTATTATCCAGCCTAGTGCCAGTTCTTTTTCATCACCTGTATTGCTAGTTCATAAGAAGGATGGTGGCTATAGAATGTGCGTTGACTATAGACAATTGAATGCTATCACTAAGAAGTCTAAGTTTCCAATTCCTATATTTGATCAACTTATGGATGAACTATCTACTGCCAAGTGGTTCTCTACATTGGATTTAAGAGCCGGTTTTCACCAAATCCTAATGCAACCTGGAGAAGAATATAAAACTGTATTTCAGACCCACCTAGGCCAATATGAATTCAAGGTCATGGCATTTGGGTTAACTGGTGCACCAGGCACTTTCCAAGGGGCTATGAACTGTACACTGGCACCAGGACTCAGGAAGTTTGTATTAGTGTTCTTTGATGATATTTTGGTCTATAGCAAGACAAGAGAAGAACAcatctatcacctgcaacaggttTTTGAGTGGTTGTCCAAAGATCAATGGAAACTCAAATTCTCCAAGTGCAAGTTTGTCAGACCATCAATATCTTACCTTGGACATGTCATAAGTGCTGAAGGAGTCTCTATAGACCCAG
This region includes:
- the LOC136496185 gene encoding uncharacterized protein — its product is MDPNLKIVIDKLDGLTKRLDDREMHWERRFNGLERSLSARDEHVDRRLAELESRGSVPLSPDIIKRLATLESACVNNEAAISKRLEAIESNRVCISDDDCDARVTALETVAADVTAWRPELEGRVDELRLQFQKVTEIGARRVLDTMPHQPGVLSSSTPAAADSSVGVATLPSGHHIATTTRAPEFGSPTPTTHGPDNGMHYSPPIHPVRVPPPIPVPPYPPPIRSFHHFPTNNPIHHTIQPTVPFPPPYPVHPPPMVHPYPVTHHQIASHTNSRLPKFDFPKFDGENPRLWRTRCENYFSMYSIEPSMRVRIATMQMVDAAALWLQSIESQLDSVSWEQLCVMVRDRFDRDQHELLVRQLLHIRQTSSVSDYIARFTSLTDQLIAYNKGVDPVYFVTRFIDGLRFELRSVLLVQRPQTLDTACTLALLQEEAGGTTEMTRSSAAQISKITRTALPLPPPPKAVKQGAALESVSSTLDSKLTAVKAYRKAMGLCYKCGVKWSRDHKCAPEVLHAIQDLWETLYVDDCSISLEESSSSSEHLFLSLSKCAVKGTPAPRTIQFRGTLEGIPLTILIDSGSSSSFVSDSIVMQLSSQAVVSSPTSVHVAGGGILISNEILRDVTWCIDNYCFQSDLKVLPLKQFDLIIGMDWLEKFSPMQIHWKSKWLQFTYQGSLIRLQGIQDDVQALLLLQFCCASTQSELPDLSLFPVDIQELIQHYEQLFAAPSGLPPNRACNHVIPLLPGADPVTIRPYRYSPKLKDELETQVKDMLQQGIIQPSASSFSSPVLLVHKKDGGYRMCVDYRQLNAITKKSKFPIPIFDQLMDELSTAKWFSTLDLRAGFHQILMQPGEEYKTVFQTHLGQYEFKVMAFGLTGAPGTFQGAMNCTLAPGLRKFVLVFFDDILVYSKTREEHIYHLQQVFEWLSKDQWKLKFSKCKFVRPSISYLGHVISAEGVSIDPVKIQAVKDWPTPVCVKDVRGFLGLAGYYRKFVKHFGIIAKPLTLLLCKDTPFSWTHAHEAAFQTLKQALSSAPCLALPDFSKPFHIETDASGSGVGAVLVQEGHPLAYISKSLGPKNQGLSTYEKEYLAILVAIEQWRHYLLHGEFYIHTDQQSLIHLNEQRLHTPWQQRVFTKLLSLQYKIIYKKGLDNKAADALSRCPTTDKLLAISTV